CCAAAAAGTAGTAGGACAGCAACTAATTTTAATCGCTGTCCTACAAATGCGCTCTTAACTATTTAAAGTTTTCTTAGAGGTTGTTTGAAAAGTGTTTCGCTGTGACTTTAGCCACTTTTAGATCCCCCCTAACCCACGCCAGTCGCTCTACATGGGGAGCCACTGCGTTGCGGGGGTTTCCCCCCATCCCCAGAGGGGGCCCCAATGCCCCCCGTTGAAGCACGTGGCGTGAGACCCCAAGACCGCGCTGGCTCCCCTTTTTAAGGGGGGAACCTGAATCAAAGTCTCCCTTTTTAAGGGAGATTTAGAGGGATCTAAAACTTTTGATATCAACAAGAGGACTTTTCAAACATCCTCTTAGGAAGGAATCAAAACTGTGTCAATAACATGAATAACACCGTTATCAGCTTCAACATCTGCTGTAACAACGTTAGCGTCATTTATTTTCACACCACCATTAGATGCGTCAATTTTAACGCTGCTTCCTTCAACAGTTGGAGCTGAGTCCAAATTGACCACATCTGCTGCCAGGACTTTACCTGAAACAACATGATAAGTCAGGATTTTCGTCAGTTGTGGAATGTCCTGAAGCAGTGAGTCTACTGTCCCTGCGGGTAGCTTAGAAAATGCCTCGTCAGTGGGTGCAAAGACCGTAAATGGCCCAGCGCCCTTGAGGGTATCTACTAAGCCAGCAGCTTGGACTGCTGCCACTAGGGTTTTAAAGGAACCAGCACTAACGGCAGTATCAACGATGTCAGGCATATGTTTGAGGAATTGCTGTATATTTCATTACAAAAATATACTTTTATTCATATAATTACTATCTACCCTAAGATAGGTTAAGTTTTGTTAATAGCTTGATGAGAACAGTAGCAAATTTAGTCATGACTAGAACTTACGCATTGACAAAATACACAAATAATGTATTGAAATGGGGACTGGGGAATGGGGACTAGGGACTGGGGACTGGGGACTGGGGAATGGGGACTGGGGACTGGGGAATGGGGACTGGGGACTGGGGACTGGGGACACTTCGGCAAGCTACTTCGACTGCGCTCAGCACAAGTCAGTGCATCGCTGGGGACTGTGAGATTTAAAAATCTGCTTAGGGACTCACGAAACGCGACCCGTTGAAAGAAATTAGGATAGGACTTACGCACTCGTAACGAAAAACTAAGCTTTTGCGATTACTTCGCTTCGCTCGTAATGACCTAAAATCGTAGTCCGTGGGTAAGTCCTGTAGGAAAAACAGGCGAACGCTAATTACTGGGGGACTGGAAAGACGGATAATTTACCTTCCGTACTCCCTCATCTCCCTCATCCCCCTATCTCCCTACCCCCCATCTTCCTCTACAGGACGAATAATCGCCGGGGCTGGTGTTACTTCTGGTTTGAAGATTGCCTGTAATGCTTGTTCTAGGGTTTGGGCCATGACGATGCGATTTTCGTAAGCCACGACTACCCGCACTAAGGTTGGTAAACTGTTTTGGGTGGCTTCTAGATAAATTGGCTCGACATATAATAAGGATTGCTCAATGGGAATTACCAACAGATTGCCTTGAATTGCTCTTGAACCTTGGCGATTCCACAAGGAAATTTGCTGAGAAATTACTGGGTCTTGGTTAATTCGGGCTTCGATTTGTTCTGGGCCGTATATTAGGCGTTCTTTGGGAAAGAAATACAGCAACAGCTTACCGTAGTTGTAGCCATCCGATCGCGCTGCTAACCAAGCGATTAAATTAGTCCGCTGTCTGGGTGTGTAGGGTAAAAGTAGGAGAAATTCTTCAAAGGGTACAGTGGGAAGGCTGGTAATTAAGTAATATGGCTGTACCGGACGGGCTTCGCTGCCATAAATTTCGTTGGGAATCTGCCATTGGTCTTCCCGGTTGTAAAATACTTGGGGGTCGGTCATGTGGTACGTCATCAACCGCTCAGACTGAATGTTGAAGAAGTCTACCGGATAGCGGATATGGTTGCGGAGGGCAACTGGCATGGTAGTGAGGGGTTTGAACAAATTAGGAAAGATGGCTGACCAAGTAGCAATGATGGGATCTGTGACATCGGCAATATAAAAATTAACACTGCCGTTATATGCATCAATTACTACCTTGACGGAGTTGCGAATGTAGTTGATGTCTTCGCTACCAGTGTCTGAGTAAGGATAGCGATCGCTTGTTGTGTAAGCATCAATCATCCAGTAGATATAGCTTTTACTTCCTGGAAAGTCTTGATTGTTGGTATCATAATTGCTATCAGCAGCCACCAGATAGGGGTCGCTATCGTAGCGTAAAAAAGGCGCGATCGCTTGAATTCTGTGCTTAATATTCCGCCTAAACAATACTTTTGTCTCTGGCAAAAAATCCCTTGTCAGCGCCATTTGCCAATCTTTCAAATACATGGCAAATAGCCAGCGTCGCCACAGTGAATCGATTTTGACACCACCGCGACCATCGTAGGAATTGTAAACGTTATCGCTGCCACTGGGATAGTCTAGTTCTTTAGCCTTTGTGCCAGTCATTACATATGTATTAGTAATTTCTCCATAATAAATTCGGGGTTGCCCAATGGGAATACTTTCACGAATGGCTTCGCTTGAAGTAGTCAGGGCAGTACTATTGCCGATAATATCTTTAACAAAATATTCTGGTAGTCCTCCTGGCCCGACTGTATTCACTGGACTCATGGTAAAACCGTAGCCGTGAGTATAAATGAGATGGCGGTTAACCCAAGTCTGGGCTTGCTGGGGTACGGCGGTGTAGTCTAATTCGCGTGCAGAAATCAATACCTGTCGTCTTTCTTTGGCGTTAGCTGGTTCTGGAAGCTTTTCGGAAGTACTTGGTATACCTGCTGTCTCGTCTGTTGCTAAAGTGTAGCGGTCAATATCAGCATCGGGAAAGCGGTAATATGGTCGAATTTGTTGCAGCTGTCGGTTAGTTTGTAATAACGGTCGCTCATCCCAAAGGCGAATATTGCGAATTGTCAGGTCATTTTTTTGAATATCAGCTTCAGTCAGTGTTCCTTGTGGGTTAAAGGTTCTGGCATCGATGGCTTCTAAATCGAATGCTTGCCGAGTTAAAGCAATTGTACGCTGAATATATGGTTGTTCGCGTTGCAATTCATTAGGCTCGACAATTAAATATTGCACCGCTGTGGGGAGAATCAAGCCAGCTACTACAACCAGGAGTAAGTAAACACCCAAACCGTAAAATGTTAAGTCTCGATACTGAGACTTGGGTCGCCAGAGCAATGTTCGCCATAGCAGGTAGAATGCGATCGCCACTGCCAAAACACACAAAACGCTGTCAGCTGGCAATTGTGTCGTCACATCGGTATAACTAGCGCCATAACTGACGCCACGGGTAGAATAAACTAACTCATAACGACTCAGCCAATAACTCAAAGCCACCACCAGCATCAAGCAACCACCCATACCGTATAAATGGCGCTGCTGCTGAGGCGAAAACCCTGGAAAAATTCCCTGGCTGAGACTGTCTGCTGACAACAGATAGGTGAGGCTAACAGCAATAAAACTATATAAACATAATCCCATCAACCAGAGTTCTAATAGTTGCCAAAAAGGCAGTGAAAATACGTAAAAGCTGATATCTTGATTAAATAAAGGTTCAGACTGATTGAAACGAAGGTGGTGCAAGTATAGCAGCATCTTCGCCCAGTGTTGAGAGAAGATGAACCCAAAGCCGACGCAGAACAAAATAGCGATCGCCAAGAGCAAAAATTGGGGATAAATTAGGATAGCGATCGTTATCCCCACAAGCGAGCCAGAATACCAAATTGGTGAGACAATCTCTGTTAAGAGTTGCCAGATAGCTTCTGGTCGAAACAGTACAGGAACAGGTAGATTAGCTTGATTAACTGAAG
Above is a window of Nostoc sp. UHCC 0702 DNA encoding:
- a CDS encoding fasciclin domain-containing protein, with amino-acid sequence MPDIVDTAVSAGSFKTLVAAVQAAGLVDTLKGAGPFTVFAPTDEAFSKLPAGTVDSLLQDIPQLTKILTYHVVSGKVLAADVVNLDSAPTVEGSSVKIDASNGGVKINDANVVTADVEADNGVIHVIDTVLIPS
- a CDS encoding UPF0182 family protein — encoded protein: MFWKWCLRLFIVFLGLWLVLDLVSRLGAEIFWFEEVGYLQVFLLRVVSKVVLWVVVTAITAAYILGNLALAQRLKYPKSLKIEEVRREEVGFSRELKEFLSPRYSRWDDVRTPDTPGIKPLKLRWLSPLVLIFSLLVGLMLAHYGRIVVSYWHSSVNQANLPVPVLFRPEAIWQLLTEIVSPIWYSGSLVGITIAILIYPQFLLLAIAILFCVGFGFIFSQHWAKMLLYLHHLRFNQSEPLFNQDISFYVFSLPFWQLLELWLMGLCLYSFIAVSLTYLLSADSLSQGIFPGFSPQQQRHLYGMGGCLMLVVALSYWLSRYELVYSTRGVSYGASYTDVTTQLPADSVLCVLAVAIAFYLLWRTLLWRPKSQYRDLTFYGLGVYLLLVVVAGLILPTAVQYLIVEPNELQREQPYIQRTIALTRQAFDLEAIDARTFNPQGTLTEADIQKNDLTIRNIRLWDERPLLQTNRQLQQIRPYYRFPDADIDRYTLATDETAGIPSTSEKLPEPANAKERRQVLISARELDYTAVPQQAQTWVNRHLIYTHGYGFTMSPVNTVGPGGLPEYFVKDIIGNSTALTTSSEAIRESIPIGQPRIYYGEITNTYVMTGTKAKELDYPSGSDNVYNSYDGRGGVKIDSLWRRWLFAMYLKDWQMALTRDFLPETKVLFRRNIKHRIQAIAPFLRYDSDPYLVAADSNYDTNNQDFPGSKSYIYWMIDAYTTSDRYPYSDTGSEDINYIRNSVKVVIDAYNGSVNFYIADVTDPIIATWSAIFPNLFKPLTTMPVALRNHIRYPVDFFNIQSERLMTYHMTDPQVFYNREDQWQIPNEIYGSEARPVQPYYLITSLPTVPFEEFLLLLPYTPRQRTNLIAWLAARSDGYNYGKLLLYFFPKERLIYGPEQIEARINQDPVISQQISLWNRQGSRAIQGNLLVIPIEQSLLYVEPIYLEATQNSLPTLVRVVVAYENRIVMAQTLEQALQAIFKPEVTPAPAIIRPVEEDGG